The following are encoded in a window of Thermococcus sp. CX2 genomic DNA:
- a CDS encoding acylphosphatase has protein sequence MQRVRAHIKIYGRVQGVGFRWSMQREARKLGVSGWVKNMPDGTVEAVLEGDLERVEALIGWAHQGPPLARVTRVEVKWEEPQGEQGFRVAG, from the coding sequence ATGCAGCGGGTGCGGGCACACATTAAAATCTACGGCCGCGTTCAGGGCGTTGGCTTCCGATGGAGCATGCAGAGGGAGGCGAGAAAGCTCGGCGTGAGCGGATGGGTTAAAAACATGCCCGATGGAACCGTTGAGGCAGTCCTTGAAGGCGATTTGGAGAGGGTTGAGGCTTTGATAGGCTGGGCGCATCAGGGGCCGCCGCTGGCGAGGGTAACCCGCGTGGAGGTAAAATGGGAAGAACCGCAGGGAGAGCAGGGCTTCAGAGTTGCCGGATGA
- the tfe gene encoding transcription factor E: MARRKDKELLELAMDMGGEEAVEVIKALEKKKESTDEELAEITGIRVNTVRKVLYMLYDQGLAEFKRIRDKETGWYYYYWRLETKRLPEIIRSKKMAELKKLKEMLEEETSEIYYHCGTPGHPKLTFDEAIEYEFQCPICGNMLMQYDNTAVVEELKRRIEDLEIELGLRKKPKRSAKKSG, from the coding sequence GTGGCAAGGAGAAAGGACAAGGAGCTCTTGGAACTCGCTATGGACATGGGTGGAGAAGAGGCCGTTGAGGTAATCAAGGCTCTCGAGAAAAAGAAGGAGTCAACCGATGAAGAGCTAGCGGAGATAACGGGCATCCGAGTCAACACCGTCAGAAAGGTTCTCTACATGCTCTACGACCAGGGTTTGGCCGAGTTCAAGCGTATAAGGGATAAAGAGACCGGCTGGTATTACTACTACTGGCGCCTTGAGACCAAGAGGTTGCCGGAGATAATTCGCTCCAAAAAGATGGCCGAGCTGAAGAAGCTCAAGGAAATGCTTGAGGAAGAAACCAGCGAGATTTACTACCACTGCGGAACTCCTGGACATCCGAAGCTGACCTTTGATGAGGCCATTGAGTACGAATTCCAGTGTCCGATATGCGGCAACATGCTTATGCAGTACGACAACACTGCCGTCGTTGAGGAGCTCAAGAGGCGCATAGAGGATCTTGAAATCGAGCTCGGCCTCAGGAAGAAGCCAAAGAGGTCCGCGAAAAAGTCGGGTTGA
- the gcvT gene encoding glycine cleavage system aminomethyltransferase GcvT: MVKRVHIFDWHKENAKKVEEFAGWEMPIWYSSIKEEHLAVRNGVGIFDVSHMGEFIFRGKDALEFLQYVTTNDIAKPPAISGTYTLVLNERGAVKDETLVFNMGNDTYMMVCDSDAFEKLEAWFNAIKKGIEKFGELDLEIENKTYDMAMFSIQGPKARDLAKDLFGIDINDLWWFQAKEVELDGIKMLLSRSGYTGENGFELYFEDANPYHPDPAKRGEPEKALHVWKTILEAGEQYGIRPAGLGARDTLRLEAGYTLYGNETKELQLLSTDIDEVTPLQANLDFAIFWDKEFIGKEALLKQRERGIPRKLVHFKMVDKGIPREGYKVYKDGELIGEVTSGTSSPLLGIGIGIAFVKTEYAKPGVELEIEIRGKPKKAVTVAPPFYDPKKYGAFREE, translated from the coding sequence ATGGTGAAGAGGGTGCACATCTTTGACTGGCACAAGGAAAACGCCAAGAAGGTTGAGGAGTTTGCTGGCTGGGAGATGCCCATCTGGTACTCCAGCATAAAGGAGGAGCACCTGGCCGTTAGAAACGGCGTGGGCATCTTCGACGTTTCCCACATGGGTGAGTTCATATTCAGGGGCAAGGACGCCCTGGAGTTCCTCCAATACGTTACCACCAACGACATAGCCAAGCCGCCTGCCATAAGCGGAACCTACACCCTCGTTCTGAACGAGAGGGGCGCTGTAAAGGACGAGACGCTCGTCTTCAACATGGGGAACGACACCTACATGATGGTCTGCGACAGCGACGCCTTCGAGAAGCTCGAGGCCTGGTTCAACGCGATAAAGAAGGGAATCGAGAAGTTCGGCGAGCTCGACCTCGAGATAGAGAACAAGACATACGACATGGCGATGTTCTCCATCCAGGGGCCGAAGGCGAGGGACTTGGCAAAGGACCTCTTCGGAATAGACATCAACGACCTCTGGTGGTTCCAGGCCAAGGAGGTAGAGCTCGATGGCATAAAGATGCTCCTCTCGAGGAGCGGCTACACTGGTGAAAACGGCTTCGAGCTCTACTTCGAGGACGCCAACCCCTACCACCCCGACCCAGCAAAGAGGGGCGAGCCCGAGAAGGCCCTCCACGTCTGGAAGACGATTCTGGAGGCCGGCGAGCAGTACGGCATAAGGCCAGCTGGCCTCGGCGCTCGTGACACGCTCAGGCTTGAGGCAGGATACACCCTCTACGGCAACGAGACCAAGGAGCTCCAGCTCCTCAGCACGGACATAGACGAGGTCACCCCGCTCCAGGCCAACCTCGACTTCGCGATATTCTGGGACAAGGAATTCATAGGAAAAGAGGCCCTCCTCAAGCAGAGAGAGCGCGGAATACCAAGGAAGCTCGTCCACTTCAAGATGGTCGACAAGGGCATACCCAGGGAGGGCTACAAGGTCTACAAGGACGGGGAGCTCATCGGAGAGGTCACCAGCGGAACCAGCTCACCGCTCCTCGGCATCGGAATAGGCATCGCCTTTGTCAAGACGGAATATGCCAAGCCGGGCGTTGAGCTGGAGATCGAGATAAGAGGCAAGCCCAAGAAGGCTGTGACCGTTGCTCCCCCGTTCTATGACCCCAAGAAGTACGGCGCCTTCAGGGAGGAGTGA
- the acs gene encoding acetate--CoA ligase: protein MQVGEGFLQERYIPMQHFNELHRRSIENLEEFWAEQAKVLDWFKTWDKVLDDSKAPFFRWFVGGELNASYNALDRHIKAGRRNRAAIIWESESGETRTLTYYELYREVNRFASVLRNLGVNKGDRIVIYMPLIPEVVIAMLASARIGAIHSVVFSGFSAEALATRINDAKAKVVITADYLYRRGKALNLKEIVDKALLETPSVESVVVLKRGENGVNMVEGRDYYWHNLLEGAERYVEPVHVESNHPLFILYTSGTTGTPKGIVHSTGGYLVYVAKTMEWAWKIRNDDLFWNTADVGWITGHSYLVYGPLTLGLTVMMYEGALNYPKPDRPWEIIEKHGVTIFYTAPTAIRMLMRYGDEWVKKHDLSSLRLLGSVGEPINPRAWKWYYEVVGGRRCPIIDTWWQTETGGYMIYPSAGIQLPPLKPGSATFPGLGVDADVFRQDGSQAGPNERGLLVIKKPWPGMLLGIWGNDERYIRTYWKRFSRPEEGVWIYYPADYAMKDEDGYFWIFGRADEVLNVSGHRLGTAEIEHALVLHPAVAEAAVIGRPNEVKGEVPVAFVILKEGYIPNERLKLELINYVRETLGPIAAPAEVFFVNKLPKTRSGKIMRRVLKALSTDKSLGDLSTLEDEASVDEIKAALEGFEMR from the coding sequence ATGCAGGTCGGAGAAGGGTTTCTCCAGGAGAGGTACATTCCAATGCAGCATTTCAATGAGCTCCACAGAAGGTCGATAGAGAACTTGGAGGAGTTTTGGGCAGAGCAAGCGAAGGTTCTCGACTGGTTCAAGACATGGGACAAAGTCCTGGACGACTCCAAAGCACCGTTTTTCAGATGGTTCGTCGGCGGCGAGCTGAACGCCTCCTACAACGCCCTCGATAGGCACATAAAAGCCGGAAGAAGGAACAGGGCCGCGATAATCTGGGAGAGCGAATCCGGTGAAACGAGAACGCTGACGTACTACGAGCTCTACAGGGAAGTTAACCGCTTCGCCTCGGTTCTGAGGAACCTCGGGGTCAACAAGGGAGATAGGATAGTCATCTACATGCCCCTAATTCCCGAGGTAGTCATAGCCATGCTAGCGAGCGCGAGAATTGGAGCCATCCACAGCGTCGTCTTCAGTGGCTTTTCCGCCGAGGCTCTGGCGACGAGGATAAACGATGCCAAAGCCAAGGTCGTCATCACGGCTGACTACCTCTACCGCCGCGGAAAAGCCCTAAACCTAAAGGAGATCGTCGATAAAGCCCTCCTTGAGACGCCGAGCGTGGAGAGCGTTGTTGTCCTAAAGAGGGGCGAAAACGGTGTCAACATGGTGGAGGGAAGGGACTACTACTGGCACAACCTTCTCGAAGGCGCCGAGAGGTACGTCGAGCCCGTTCATGTTGAGTCCAATCATCCGCTATTCATACTTTACACGAGCGGAACCACGGGTACGCCGAAGGGAATAGTCCACTCCACCGGTGGCTACCTCGTCTACGTGGCCAAGACCATGGAATGGGCGTGGAAAATTAGGAATGACGACCTGTTCTGGAATACTGCAGATGTTGGCTGGATAACCGGCCACAGCTACCTCGTCTACGGCCCTCTGACCCTTGGATTAACGGTTATGATGTACGAGGGCGCCCTGAACTATCCGAAACCCGACAGGCCGTGGGAGATAATCGAGAAGCACGGCGTTACGATATTCTACACAGCACCGACGGCCATAAGGATGCTCATGCGATACGGGGATGAGTGGGTGAAGAAGCACGACCTTTCAAGCCTCCGCCTCCTCGGCTCCGTGGGTGAGCCGATAAACCCCAGGGCCTGGAAGTGGTACTACGAAGTTGTTGGCGGCAGGAGGTGTCCGATAATAGACACCTGGTGGCAGACTGAGACCGGTGGCTACATGATATACCCCTCGGCAGGGATACAACTTCCTCCGCTAAAGCCGGGCTCGGCAACCTTCCCCGGCCTTGGGGTTGACGCGGACGTTTTCAGGCAGGACGGAAGTCAGGCTGGGCCCAACGAGAGGGGATTGCTCGTCATCAAAAAGCCCTGGCCCGGAATGCTCTTAGGTATATGGGGCAATGACGAAAGGTACATCAGGACATACTGGAAGCGCTTCAGCAGGCCGGAGGAGGGAGTGTGGATCTACTATCCGGCCGATTACGCAATGAAGGATGAGGACGGCTACTTCTGGATATTCGGCAGAGCCGATGAGGTGCTCAACGTCTCCGGCCACAGACTCGGAACGGCTGAGATAGAGCACGCCCTTGTTCTCCATCCGGCAGTGGCAGAGGCTGCCGTAATAGGCAGACCCAACGAGGTCAAAGGTGAAGTTCCCGTTGCTTTCGTCATACTCAAAGAAGGCTATATCCCCAACGAGAGGCTCAAGCTCGAGCTGATCAACTATGTCAGAGAAACCCTCGGCCCGATAGCGGCCCCAGCTGAGGTCTTCTTCGTCAATAAGCTCCCGAAGACGAGGAGCGGCAAGATCATGAGGCGCGTCCTCAAGGCCCTTTCAACGGACAAGAGCCTAGGCGACCTCTCGACGCTGGAGGACGAAGCGAGCGTTGATGAAATAAAGGCAGCCCTAGAAGGCTTTGAAATGAGGTGA
- a CDS encoding DUF2110 family protein, giving the protein MQEVVILEKVYGDRSGFLKLDKKLKSLLGDLEVEWKLSAVKKQWVKVSLNGEDEEISANLVREEFGEVPYRLSAVKEGEVYRGRFIDLGKVGYGAYVDMGIFSPKPKDALLPLYYLKETFGEMPVREMIRKFGWVDNLPIEVVVTTVEFGAREVEVAFTDAQLKRIKSWLSDGHDKLFVTGTISENVEKALITTGHGRDVKRIEELGLMETLLILKKGTQAPGIIKEIGPHLRGAVIGAIKFGV; this is encoded by the coding sequence ATGCAGGAAGTAGTTATTCTGGAGAAGGTTTACGGGGACAGGAGCGGCTTTCTCAAGCTAGACAAGAAGCTTAAGTCGCTCCTTGGTGATTTAGAAGTTGAGTGGAAGCTTTCAGCTGTCAAAAAGCAGTGGGTTAAGGTCAGTTTAAACGGGGAAGATGAGGAAATATCGGCAAACCTCGTGCGCGAGGAATTCGGAGAAGTTCCCTACAGGCTGAGTGCGGTTAAAGAGGGTGAAGTTTACCGCGGCAGGTTCATAGACCTTGGAAAGGTCGGATACGGCGCCTACGTTGACATGGGAATTTTTTCCCCTAAGCCTAAGGACGCGCTTCTTCCTCTCTATTACCTCAAGGAAACCTTTGGTGAGATGCCCGTCAGGGAGATGATCAGAAAGTTCGGATGGGTGGACAACCTGCCCATTGAGGTCGTTGTTACTACCGTCGAGTTCGGCGCGAGGGAGGTCGAAGTGGCATTCACCGATGCTCAGCTCAAGCGCATAAAGTCCTGGCTGAGCGACGGTCATGACAAGCTTTTCGTAACGGGAACCATCAGCGAGAACGTTGAAAAGGCCCTCATAACAACGGGCCACGGCAGGGACGTGAAGCGCATAGAAGAGCTGGGCCTGATGGAGACACTCCTAATACTAAAGAAGGGAACACAAGCACCGGGAATCATCAAGGAGATTGGCCCGCACCTCAGAGGGGCGGTCATAGGCGCCATCAAGTTTGGAGTGTGA
- a CDS encoding DMT family transporter codes for MSKKHAVGAILLWSTVASAFKLSLRYLTPLQLLFYASLTSLILFGVLYAKDFSLRIENLRSAYLGLINPFLYYTVLFSAYERLPAQEAQALNYTWPLMLVLLSVPLLGKKPSFRALVGLLLGFLGALVVATKGNLADLDFTDPLGVLLGFGSAIIWALYWILNLRDERPLVEKMFWNFLFGFAYISVIVFLSGSIEISEARALAGAVYVGLFEMGITFLLWYKAVESDVAFASSLAYLVPFLSLVFIAAVVGESIAPSTVVGLAMIVGGILLGKK; via the coding sequence ATGTCCAAGAAGCACGCGGTTGGAGCGATTCTGCTGTGGTCAACGGTTGCCTCTGCATTCAAGCTCTCGCTTAGATACCTCACCCCCCTCCAGCTGCTATTCTACGCTTCCCTAACGTCGCTAATTCTCTTCGGGGTTCTCTACGCCAAGGATTTCTCGCTTAGGATAGAGAACCTCCGCTCAGCTTACCTTGGCCTGATAAACCCGTTCCTCTACTACACCGTCCTCTTCTCAGCATATGAACGCCTACCAGCTCAGGAAGCGCAGGCTTTAAACTACACCTGGCCCCTAATGCTCGTCCTCCTCTCGGTTCCCCTCCTAGGAAAGAAGCCGAGCTTTAGGGCACTGGTCGGCCTGCTCCTCGGCTTCCTCGGTGCTCTCGTGGTAGCTACGAAAGGAAACTTGGCCGACTTGGACTTTACCGATCCTCTCGGCGTTCTCCTCGGCTTCGGGAGCGCGATAATATGGGCTCTCTACTGGATTCTCAACCTCCGCGACGAGAGACCTTTGGTGGAGAAGATGTTCTGGAACTTCCTCTTCGGATTTGCCTACATTTCAGTTATAGTTTTTCTCAGCGGGAGCATTGAGATATCAGAGGCAAGGGCTCTCGCTGGAGCCGTTTATGTCGGCCTCTTTGAGATGGGAATAACGTTTCTCCTCTGGTATAAAGCCGTTGAGAGCGACGTGGCTTTCGCATCGAGCCTGGCTTATTTAGTGCCCTTCCTCTCGTTAGTCTTCATAGCGGCGGTCGTGGGCGAGAGCATAGCTCCGTCAACGGTTGTGGGACTGGCGATGATAGTCGGGGGCATACTGCTTGGAAAGAAGTGA
- a CDS encoding Mrp/NBP35 family ATP-binding protein — translation MTIKTPPTLNIAGLGADPLTQRINEKQKKWKYKIAVLSGKGGVGKSTVAVNLAAALAKKGYFVGILDADIHGPNVAKMLGVEKADVLAERMEDGRFEMIPPMNDFLGQTTPIKVMSMGFLVPEDQPIIWRGALVTKAIKQLFGDVKWGELDFMIIDFPPGTGDEILTVTQTLQLDAAIIVTTPQEVALLDTGKAVNMMKRMEVPYIAVVENMSYLICPHCGNKIDLFGEGGGEKLAQKEGVDFLGKIPIDLKAREASDAGIPIVLYEDTMAAKAFMEIVDKLIAKLEEMKKDEEESTEESKEE, via the coding sequence ATGACTATCAAGACTCCCCCCACCCTGAACATAGCAGGATTGGGCGCTGACCCACTCACCCAGAGGATAAACGAGAAGCAGAAAAAGTGGAAGTACAAGATAGCCGTCCTCAGCGGTAAGGGAGGCGTTGGGAAGAGTACCGTCGCGGTGAACCTCGCCGCTGCCCTTGCAAAGAAGGGTTACTTCGTCGGAATCCTCGACGCGGACATACACGGGCCGAACGTGGCAAAGATGCTCGGTGTCGAGAAGGCCGACGTCCTCGCTGAGAGGATGGAAGACGGCAGGTTCGAGATGATTCCACCGATGAACGACTTCCTTGGCCAGACTACACCGATAAAGGTTATGAGCATGGGCTTTCTCGTTCCCGAGGATCAGCCGATCATCTGGCGTGGGGCCCTCGTCACGAAGGCCATAAAGCAGCTCTTCGGCGACGTCAAGTGGGGCGAGCTGGACTTTATGATAATTGACTTCCCGCCGGGAACCGGCGACGAGATCCTCACCGTCACTCAGACCCTCCAGCTCGACGCGGCGATAATCGTCACGACTCCCCAGGAGGTTGCTCTCCTCGACACTGGCAAGGCCGTCAACATGATGAAGAGGATGGAAGTGCCCTACATAGCCGTCGTCGAGAACATGAGCTACCTCATCTGCCCGCACTGCGGCAACAAGATCGACCTCTTCGGGGAAGGAGGTGGAGAAAAGCTCGCCCAGAAGGAGGGCGTTGACTTCCTCGGTAAGATACCCATTGACCTCAAGGCCAGGGAAGCGAGCGACGCAGGAATCCCGATAGTCCTCTACGAGGACACCATGGCTGCAAAGGCCTTCATGGAGATTGTCGACAAGCTCATAGCCAAGCTCGAGGAGATGAAGAAGGACGAGGAAGAGAGCACTGAGGAATCCAAGGAAGAGTAA
- a CDS encoding ADP-dependent ribose-1-phosphate kinase codes for MGEFDVIGIGNLNYDIIMLVERFPEFHEKVSAKSAFFGLGGAAANTISWLAHFGLKTGFIGAVGKDEIGEAHLAYFKRIGVDTDGIKVVDAPSGIAVAMIHGEDKRIVKYPGANLMKEVDFDYLARTRHVHLSSNPSEVIVKVVNFAYENGIEVSLDIGEAELPVEIEEKIDYLLMNEDEFRRKFGDLDLSKSRAKNVIVTLNGGGALLRDEDGNVYEVRGLSAEVVDSTGAGDSFDAGLIYGVLNGWHLRDAATLGMLLAYLTVQKVGARAAIVPLEKVMDIAEELGFRLPFDRP; via the coding sequence ATGGGTGAGTTTGACGTAATAGGAATTGGCAATCTGAACTATGACATTATAATGCTCGTTGAACGCTTTCCTGAATTCCACGAGAAGGTGAGTGCTAAAAGTGCGTTCTTTGGTCTGGGAGGAGCGGCCGCTAACACAATCTCCTGGCTGGCGCACTTCGGGCTTAAAACTGGGTTCATAGGTGCCGTTGGGAAGGATGAGATTGGTGAGGCGCATCTGGCATATTTCAAGCGCATAGGTGTCGATACTGACGGGATAAAAGTCGTTGATGCTCCATCGGGCATAGCCGTGGCGATGATACACGGCGAGGACAAGAGGATAGTTAAGTATCCAGGTGCAAACCTGATGAAGGAAGTTGATTTTGACTACCTCGCCCGCACTAGGCACGTACACCTCTCCTCGAATCCTTCAGAGGTCATAGTTAAAGTCGTCAACTTCGCCTATGAAAATGGGATAGAAGTATCCTTGGACATAGGCGAGGCGGAGCTTCCAGTGGAGATTGAGGAAAAGATTGACTACCTCCTAATGAACGAGGATGAATTCAGGCGGAAGTTCGGTGACCTTGACCTATCCAAATCCCGTGCCAAAAACGTTATTGTAACCCTCAACGGTGGCGGGGCACTTCTGCGGGACGAGGACGGTAACGTTTATGAGGTCAGGGGCCTCAGCGCGGAGGTAGTTGACTCGACTGGAGCCGGTGATTCATTTGATGCTGGACTGATATACGGTGTTCTCAACGGATGGCATCTAAGGGATGCCGCCACTCTCGGAATGTTGCTCGCCTATCTGACCGTTCAGAAGGTAGGGGCTAGAGCGGCCATAGTGCCTCTCGAAAAGGTTATGGATATTGCGGAGGAGCTCGGCTTTAGGTTGCCCTTCGATAGGCCTTGA
- a CDS encoding universal stress protein codes for MDKTMLGWSRTFEKILYPTDFSEISLHALRNCIPKLLSLGVKELHLIHVIDITVAEFEAFELEDIYRERLEELSKELKTTGVRVNPIVRIGIPSIEISEAAEEHDIDLVVIPSVGENVWRVMFVGSTASNLARATKKPVLLLKYVKNDEGFELPLDCAEIFKQPLISIDFSKCSIKVLKTVREFEELVERGVLLHSVDYGKIDELEHNIEIAKRNLEKSAKGFKVPFEMEVLVGSASQAIIGTAIAKRATLIVIGKKGRSFIKDLLLGSTAERVIRDSKLPVLLVPCD; via the coding sequence ATGGACAAAACAATGCTGGGGTGGTCAAGGACGTTTGAGAAGATTTTGTATCCGACCGACTTTTCCGAGATATCGCTTCACGCGCTCAGGAACTGCATTCCGAAGTTGCTCTCTTTGGGTGTGAAGGAACTTCACCTCATCCACGTCATCGATATCACCGTTGCCGAGTTCGAGGCCTTTGAACTGGAGGATATCTACAGAGAGAGGTTAGAAGAGCTCTCCAAGGAGCTGAAGACGACGGGCGTGCGGGTGAATCCCATAGTGAGAATCGGCATCCCCTCGATAGAGATTTCTGAGGCAGCTGAGGAGCACGACATTGACCTTGTGGTGATCCCGAGTGTGGGCGAAAACGTCTGGAGGGTAATGTTCGTGGGCAGCACGGCTTCGAACCTCGCGAGAGCCACCAAGAAGCCCGTCCTTCTTCTCAAGTACGTGAAGAACGATGAAGGCTTTGAACTTCCACTGGACTGCGCTGAGATCTTTAAGCAACCCCTCATTTCAATAGACTTCTCTAAGTGCTCTATAAAGGTGCTGAAAACCGTCAGGGAGTTCGAGGAGCTCGTGGAGAGAGGAGTGCTTCTTCACTCCGTCGATTACGGAAAGATCGATGAGCTGGAGCACAACATAGAGATCGCCAAGAGGAACCTCGAGAAGTCTGCAAAGGGCTTTAAGGTGCCTTTTGAGATGGAAGTGCTCGTTGGTTCGGCTTCTCAGGCAATAATAGGAACCGCTATCGCCAAGAGGGCCACGCTCATAGTTATCGGTAAGAAGGGAAGGAGCTTTATAAAGGACCTGCTCCTCGGCAGCACGGCAGAGAGGGTTATAAGGGATTCCAAACTCCCCGTCCTGCTCGTGCCGTGTGACTAA
- a CDS encoding DUF99 family protein, whose translation MIRKVKPQIRVVGFDDGTFSFSSKLNRDKTILIGVVMKGSQEVVGVLSRWITVDGTNATEAMIDAVLNSRFKDLRVIMLKGITYAGFNVVDVERLHRETGLPVVIVVRKKPNLAAMEEALRKHFPDASERISLLRRAPPLVELVPGRLYLQAVGLDQETAAEIVRVTTKTGLTPEPLRLAHMIASAVMTGESTRE comes from the coding sequence GTGATAAGGAAGGTCAAGCCCCAGATCCGCGTGGTTGGCTTCGACGACGGGACTTTCTCCTTTTCTTCCAAGCTGAACCGAGATAAGACCATCCTAATCGGTGTTGTCATGAAGGGCTCTCAGGAGGTTGTCGGAGTTCTCTCGCGCTGGATAACGGTGGATGGAACCAACGCAACCGAGGCAATGATAGATGCCGTCCTCAACTCCCGCTTCAAGGATCTCCGGGTCATCATGCTCAAAGGCATAACCTATGCCGGCTTCAACGTCGTGGACGTTGAGAGGCTCCACCGCGAGACGGGACTTCCCGTTGTGATCGTGGTCAGGAAAAAGCCCAACCTGGCGGCCATGGAGGAGGCCTTGAGAAAGCACTTTCCAGATGCCAGCGAGAGGATTTCCCTGCTAAGGAGGGCTCCTCCCCTGGTGGAGCTCGTCCCTGGGAGGCTCTACCTTCAGGCCGTTGGGCTTGACCAAGAAACCGCGGCCGAGATAGTTAGGGTGACCACGAAAACGGGACTCACTCCCGAACCTTTAAGACTGGCCCACATGATAGCGAGTGCAGTAATGACGGGCGAAAGCACTAGGGAGTAG
- the cutA gene encoding divalent-cation tolerance protein CutA translates to MEMILVYTTFPDWESAEKTVKTLLEKKLIACANLREHKAFYWWEGKITEDNEVGALLKTDVSKWKELKEVIIELHPYTVPLIMRIDIDKVNGEYARWLEEVLK, encoded by the coding sequence ATGGAGATGATACTCGTCTACACCACTTTTCCAGACTGGGAGAGCGCCGAAAAAACCGTCAAAACCCTGCTCGAGAAGAAGCTCATCGCCTGCGCCAACCTGAGGGAGCACAAGGCCTTTTACTGGTGGGAGGGGAAGATCACAGAGGACAACGAGGTCGGCGCGCTCCTCAAGACCGACGTGAGTAAGTGGAAGGAGCTGAAGGAGGTCATCATAGAGCTTCACCCCTACACCGTGCCGCTCATAATGAGGATAGACATCGACAAGGTAAACGGGGAGTATGCCCGTTGGCTCGAAGAGGTTCTGAAGTGA
- a CDS encoding regulator of amino acid metabolism, contains ACT domain protein: MMLILEVYFKNYPARRKVAEFLFENGLSVKNGKIYLRNVEVPISELSRVIGVNRKIVYHTIEYIEKTYPLKLIFERLNPLPSLIDVAPLMGWEVLEIELEKEAYLLGFSKVLELLAENKVPVMEVFSRNLHEEPSKLYIVIDGTLPIDVFMKIKEMEGFKKLILHTPEKDKEKFVCNYCEVKYCPKRVLLERA, translated from the coding sequence ATGATGCTCATACTTGAGGTGTATTTCAAGAACTACCCCGCAAGGAGGAAGGTGGCGGAGTTCCTTTTCGAGAACGGCCTCAGCGTCAAGAATGGAAAGATATACCTGCGGAACGTGGAGGTCCCAATAAGCGAGCTATCCAGGGTTATCGGTGTTAACAGGAAGATAGTCTACCACACAATAGAATATATCGAGAAGACGTACCCGCTTAAACTCATATTCGAGAGGCTCAACCCCCTCCCGAGCCTGATCGACGTAGCCCCACTGATGGGATGGGAAGTTCTTGAGATAGAGCTGGAAAAGGAGGCATACCTCCTCGGCTTTTCGAAGGTTCTGGAACTCCTCGCGGAGAACAAAGTTCCCGTGATGGAAGTGTTCAGCAGAAACCTCCATGAGGAGCCGAGCAAGCTCTACATCGTCATCGACGGAACGCTGCCCATTGATGTTTTCATGAAGATCAAGGAGATGGAGGGCTTCAAGAAGCTCATCCTCCACACGCCGGAGAAGGATAAGGAAAAGTTCGTCTGCAACTACTGTGAGGTCAAGTACTGCCCCAAGAGGGTTCTCCTCGAGAGGGCATAG